The Montipora capricornis isolate CH-2021 chromosome 3, ASM3666992v2, whole genome shotgun sequence genome window below encodes:
- the LOC138042199 gene encoding uncharacterized protein — translation MNDDLEYLRMENKKLRGARSELESNLSEEKEMVKYLHGVIKNYQQLLKKPDPTRHTKIPHSLKRSRNSLLINPRHLTPIKANTEDVFVKKVVQEMSNEGSKEKVGKGATFQSSSLVGNTYNHNALEYTSTSEDADRINTRGQSRRNGNFSTRSKIEDDIQADISSENETKFGGEAREFKSSLRNAYLLSATSAEAENVAETLSKHGRENVLDEMTKMLDSMLSKAVLYENNFKQKDKYLKKMERRYEYLASIALGEESECL, via the coding sequence ATGAATGACGATCTGGAGTATCTCagaatggaaaacaaaaagCTGCGTGGCGCGCGCAGTGAATTGGAATCGAATCTCAGCGAAGAGAAGGAAATGGTGAAGTACTTGCATGGAGTGATAAAGAATTACCAACAGCTTCTGAAAAAGCCTGACCCCACACGTCATACTAAGATACCTCATTCACTGAAGAGATCCAGAAATAGTCTTTTGATAAACCCGAGACATTTGACTCCTATCAAGGCTAATACGGAGGACGTTTTCGTCAAGAAAGTCGTTCAGGAAATGAGCAACGAGGGCTCGAAGGAAAAAGTTGGCAAAGGGGCGACTTTTCAATCGTCTTCACTGGTGGGGAATACCTACAACCACAATGCTCTCGAATATACATCAACTAGTGAAGATGCAGACAGAATCAATACAAGGGGACAAAGTCGACGAAATGGCAACTTTTCGACAAGGTCAAAGATTGAAGATGATATTCAAGCCGACATTTCTTCAGAAAATGAAACGAAATTTGGCGGTGAAGCAAGGGAATTCAAAAGTAGTCTACGAAATGCATATTTGTTATCAGCCACTTCAGCAGAAGCGGAAAACGTCGCTGAAACCCTATCAAAGCACGgaagagaaaatgttttggatgAAATGACAAAAATGTTGGACTCAATGTTGTCGAAGGCGGTGTTATATGAGAACAATTTCAAACAGAAGGACAAATACTTAAAGAAAATGGAGCGAAGGTATGAGTACTTAGCAAGCATAGCTTTGGGAGAGGAGTCAGAATGTCTTTGA
- the LOC138042202 gene encoding uncharacterized protein, whose amino-acid sequence MTKERRTPSPVDQGSHLHMAIKLLKAENANLEKIIILLRTENQNMQKKMKEMEYQNDRFKITQNQLKAEIKREKEMVRYLHNLNKKYERTLQKKEAESRLLRKEAKEAEMRVARKDERDVNNNVKEMKDGEVRRPQPPKRSDSFKRNKDLATIKEQGAASTASSSSPNANLKAKQPVSHVTPGSKQMNSNDDITCEWEDVTDVLGFLNEKVNQFERLLLETGGSSKSGSGSGYSSSDSITSTK is encoded by the coding sequence ATGACGAAAGAGAGACGTACTCCCTCTCCAGTTGATCAAGGATCACATTTACATATGGCGATAAAGCTGTTAAAAGCGGAAAATGCCAACCTTGAGAAGATAATAATTCTTCTGAGGACGGAGAATCAAAACATGCAGAAAAAGATGAAGGAGATGGAATATCAGAATGACCGGTTTAAAATCACGCAAAATCAGCTCAAGGCAGAGATAAAGAGGGAAAAGGAGATGGTGCGATACTTgcataatttgaataaaaaatacgAACGAACGCTTCAAAAGAAAGAAGCAGAAAGTCGGTTGCTGCGAAAAGAAGCCAAAGAGGCGGAGATGCGAGTGGCAAGAAAAGACGAACGAGATGTTAATAACAATGTTAAGGAAATGAAGGATGGGGAAGTCCGCAGACCGCAGCCACCGAAGAGGTCTGATTCGTTCAAACGCAACAAAGATCTTGCGACAATAAAAGAACAAGGGGCAGCTTCGACTGCAAGTAGCAGCAGCCCAAACGCTAATTTGAAAGCGAAACAGCCGGTGTCCCATGTCACGCCAGGTTCAAAGCAAATGAACTCGAACGACGACATAACTTGCGAGTGGGAAGATGTTACAGACGTTTTAGGGTTCTTAAACGAAAAGGTCAACCAATTTGAGCGCTTGCTATTGGAAACTGGAGGTTCAAGTAAATCAGGTTCGGGTTCTGGGTATTCTTCGTCTGATTCTATAACATCAACAAAGTAA